The sequence below is a genomic window from Paenibacillus sp. DCT19.
GTCTTTATAGAGCAACCATGCCTCTTCTTCCGTTGTACCCACCAGCTCTTCCATTTGCATGGAGATCAGTCTTCCTTCATTGCCTAACTCATGAATATATCGTTTAATTTCCGTTTTGATCCGCATCACCATTTCTGTCCGCTGAATAACATTCACGACTTCGGGAATGGTCACCTGTTCTTCAAATTCTGAAGCACTTAGGTTGGTTAGAGACTGCGTCAAAACGGCTTTGTATTTCTCCAACGTTTGAATCGCCTGATTGGCCTTAGTCAAAATTACACCAATCTCTTTCAGCGAATATCTGAGTGTTCCCTGATACAGAGTAATAATATTCCGACGTTGAGAGATGGACACTACCAATTTGCCCGTTTGCTTTGCTACGCGCTCCGCTGTACGGTGACGAATCCCTGTTTCTGAAGAAGATATAGAGGAATCTGGGATTAGTTGAGTATTCGCGTATAAAATGCGTTTCAAATCCTCACTGAGGATAATGGCACCATCCATCTTGGCAAGCTCATACAGATAGTTCGGAGAGAAATCACAATTAATTGAAAATCCCCCGTCAACCACTTCCATCACTTCAGGGCTGTATCCTACAACAAGCAGTGCCCCGTTTTGGCGCGCAGCACGTTCTCCAGACCTTCGCGGAAAGGTGTACCTGGTGCGATCAACCTTAACAACTCATTCATATTATCCAGTTGGCTCGAATCTTTCATCTTGTTATGCCCCCTAATCTAAAGCGACCGCTAGTGCATCTGCCACGGTATTCACACCGATCAGTTGTATCCCGCGAGGATGTTTCCAGCCCTTTAAGCTTTTTTCTGGTAAAATGACTCGTTTGAAGCCAAGCTTCTCGGCTTCTTTCACACGTTGTTCGGCTCGTGATACAGCTCGAACTTCACCCGTCAAACCAATTTCGCCAAATATGACATCATCCGGTTTGGTTGGTACATCTCTTAGACTTGAAGCGATGCTTATTGCAACCGCCAAATCCACAGCAGGTTCATCTAAGCGTACGCCCCCGCAACATTAAGATAGGCATCCTGGGTTTGCAGAAACATCCCCATGCGCTTCTCCAATACAGCGATGATCAGGTTTAACCGGTGATGGTCTATGCCTGTCGCCATACGACGCGGAGATGGGAAATGAGTGGCAGAGATCAATGCCTGTAGCTCCACGAGTAAGGGACGTGTGCCTTCCATGCTTGCTACAACTGTAGATCCAGCAACGCCGAGTGGACGTTCGGACAGAAAGAGCTCTGATGGATTACCGACTTCACGAAGCCCATCTTCACCCATTTCAAAAATACCGATCTCATTCGTGGAACCAAAACGGTTCTTCACCGCCCGCAATAAACGATACGTATGATGACGCTCCCCTTCAAAATAGAGTACACAATCCACCATATGTTCTAGCATACGTGGTCCGGCAATGGCACCTTCCTTGGTAACATGCCCCACGAGAACCGTTGCAATGCCTCGGCCTTTGGCAATTCGCATGAACCTTGATGTACATTCCCTTACCTGGGCTACACTTCCCGGTGCACTGGTAACTTCGGGCAAATATACCGTCTGAATCGAGTCGATGACAAGAAAATGCGGCTGGATCTGCTCCACCGCTTCCTCAACACGTTCCATATTGGTTTCACACAGCACATACAGCTCAGGAGATAGTGCGCCAAGACGATCTGCTCTTAATTTGGTCTGTTTTACTGATTCCTCGCCTGATACATACAACACACGCAATCCTGAATGTGTCAACGCATGAGACGTCTGCAACATTAATGTTGATTTTCCAATTCCCGGGTCTCCGCCCACCAGAACGAGAGAACCTGGAACGATCCCGCCACCCAATACACGGTTCAGTTCTCCGATTCCAGTCTGCACTCGCGGCTCCTGACCGCTATCTATATCTATGATAGGAAGCGGTTTATCTTTACTGTCAAAAAGGGGAGAATTCCTCCCTTGTGTTTTGACCACCGTTTCAGTTTCTTCTATCATTGAATTCCATGACTGACAACCTGGACACTTACCATACCATTTGGGGGCTTCATAGCCGCATTCCGTACATTGAAACTTGGTTTTTACTTTGGCCACTTCAGCACTCCTACCATTTATTTTATAACAGCATTTTGCATTATTCGACGAATTTTGCCCCGACTTCCTAACGCGCAGGGTTAATAAAAGTTTACCATTGTTTGAGATTTTTCGTAAAGGATTATCGTAAACTTTACACATGTTCCTGAATTTTCTACACCTGTTATTGCCACTGCCTCATTGATAAGAAGTCAAATTGCTCAGATTGCAAAAAAAGACCTCTCTGGCATAAGCCAGAAAGGTCCTTTGTCATTCCCATGAATCTATTTCACGAATGATCCAGATTGGATTACTTCGTTTCGATCTCTTCTGTGGATGGAACAATATCTTTTTTAGTTACAGACAAGGCGCCATTATCCTCATCAATCAACAAGGAATCACCTTTAACTACATTGCCTGTAAGCAATTCTTCTGACAATTTGTCTTCGATATGCTTCTGGATTGCCCGACGTAGTGGACGCGCACCATAAGCTGGATCGAAGCCCGCTTTGGCAAGGAATGCCTTCGCATTGTCCGTAAGCTCGAAGTCCACTTCGTATTCACGTAGGCGTTTCCGAAGTTCTTCACTCATGAGTGTAACAATCTCAGCAATGTGTTTTTCTTCGAGAGAATGGAAGACGATAATTTCATCAATCCGGTTAAGGAATTCTGGACGGAAGCTTTTCTTCAGCTCATCCATAACTTTACCCTTCATGTTGTCATAATCCGCTCCTGCATCTACCACAGCAGTGAATCCGAGTGTAGAGTTACGTTTAATCGCTTCTGCACCCACATTGGATGTCAGGATGATCAACGTGTTGCGGAAGTCAACTACGCGGCCTTTGGAATCTGTGAGACGACCATCTTCAAGCACTTGCAACAGAATGTTGAACACTTCTGGGTGTGCTTTTTCGACTTCATCCAAGAGCACAACGGAGTACGGTTTGCGACGAACTTTCTCCGTCAACTGACCGCCTTCTTCGTAACCGACATATCCTGGAGGCGCTCCGACCAATCTTGATGTGGAGTGTTTCTCACCATACTCAGACATATCGATACGAATTACTGCATTCTCATCACCAAACATCGCTTCAGCTAGCGCACGAGCCAGCTCGGTTTTACCAACCCCAGTAGGACCGAGGAAGATAAATGAACCCATTGGACGTTTCGGATCCTTCAGACCAGCACGAGCACGACGTACTGCACGGCTGACCGATTTAACAGCTTCATCTTGACCGATAACACGTTCATGGAGAATTTGCTCCAGGTTCATCAAGCGCTGCGTTTCTTCTTCTTTCAGCTTGTTCACCGGAATTCCAGTCCAGTTGGCTACCACTTGTGCGATATCCTCAGGAGTTACCTCAGAATCCGTGCGACCTTGTTTTTCTTTCCATTGGTTCTTCGTTACATCTAGCTCTTCACGGATTTTTTGTTCCGTATCACGCAGGGCTGCTGCTTTCTCGAACTCCTGGCTTTGCACCGCTGCATCTTTCTCCTTGCGGATATCTTCAAGACGGCTCTCCAGTTGTTTCAAGTTTGGCGGTACTGTATATGAGTTCAACCTTACTTTGGAACCCGCTTCATCGATCAAGTCGATCGCTTTGTCCGGCAAGAAACGGTCAGTAATATATCGATCAGACAATTTAACCGCCTGTACAATTGCTTCATCTGTGATTTTCACACGGTGATGGGCTTCATAACGGTCACGCAAGCCGTGCAAAATTTGAATAGCTTCTTCTGGGATGGTTGATCCACCGTAATAGGTTGGAAACGACGCTCAAGCGCTGCATCTTTTTCAATATATTTACGATATTCATCCAGCGTTGTTGCACCAATGCACTGCAATTCTCCACGTGCCAGAGCCGGCTTCAAAATGTTAGAAGCATCGATTGCACCTTCTGCTCCACCTGCACCGATCAAGGTATGCAACTCATCAATAAACAGGACGATGTTACCCGCTTGGCGAATCTCATCCATTATTTTTTTCAAGCGATCTTCGAATTCACCACGGTATTTCGTACCCGCTACAACTGAACCCATATCCAGTGTCATAACGCGTTTGTCACGCAATGTTTCTGGAATTTCGTTTGCAATAATTTTTTGGGCAAGTCCTTCAGCAATCGCTGTTTTACCTACCCCTGGTTCACCGATCAATACCGGATTGTTCTTCGTACGACGACTCAGCACTTGAATTACGCGCTCAATCTCTTTGCTACGCCCGATAACAGGATCAAGGTTGTTTTCCTTCGCATAGGCCGTGAGGTCACGAGCCAGGCTGTCGAGTGTTGGCGTGCTAACATTAGCAGGTGTTCCGTTATGACTTGATACCGCTTCGCTGCTACCCAGCAATTGAAGAACTTGCTGACGAGCTTTGTTCAAGCTAATACCTAAGTTGTTAAGTACACGTGCTGCTACACCTTCACCTTCACGGATCAATCCAAGCAAGATGTGTTCTGTTCCTACATATGTGTGACCCAATTTGCGGGCTTCATCCATAGATAGCTCAATTACTTTTTTCGCACGAGGCGTATATGCAATGTTAGTAGGTTGCTCCTGACCACGGCCAATCAGCGTTTCTACTTCATCCTGAATTTTTTCCAATCCGAGTCCCAGGCCGATCAGCGCTTTGGCTGCAATACCTTCGCCTTCACGAATGAGGCCGAGCAAAATGTGCTCAGTACCGATGTTATTATGACCGAGACGGACAGCTTCTTCCTGCGCTAATGCGAGTACCTTTTGGGCACGTTCCGTAAATCTTCCAAACATCATATCTCCTGCACCTCCATGGTTTTGGATAAAACGGGTTAGAGCCCCTTGAAACAAGCTCTTCCACCGTATTCTTTATAACACGTTGTCTGCAGCCATGCTGCGAATAAAATCATTCAGCTGTTCACATCAATTATTGCAGCTTCGTTGCAAATACCTTGATGCAAATTGCCATATTATATAAAAGCTGCAATTGCAGCGTGAAACCTCATTTATAAATCTGAAAAGGCTAACTTACTTTGCTGGGTTGATCGTATCACGAATGAGCTGAGCACGGTAGATATCTCGTTCATCTGTACGCATATCTTCCCCGAATGTTTTCTGCAAGAAACCAGGCTGAGTCATTACGTTCAGCTCGTTCATCACCGGTATAGTGAGTCCTTCCAACAGACCTAGATCTACACCAAGACGAACGTCGGAGAGACGCTGTGCAGCTTCCTTCGAGTCGACTATGGCTGCGTGAGACAGTATGCCATAAGATCGCATAACCCTGTCCGTAATACGCAGTCTTGAGTCGGTGATCAGTCGTTCTCTAGCGGTACGTTCATGTCCAATCATCTGTAACACAACACTGTGCAGATTTTCGATAACTTCTTGCTCGGTCTGTCCTAGCGTGATCTGGTTAGAGATCTGGAATAGGTTGCCCATTGCTTCGCTACCTTCACCGTAAATCCCGCGGACAGTAAGCCCTACCTGGGAAACCGCCGTTAGAATACGTCCAATCTGTTGTGTCATGACAAGAGCCGGCAAATGCATCATTACGGATGCCCTTACACCTGTACCGACATTGGTAGGACAGCTGGTCAAGTATCCTCTACGATCATCAAATGCATAATCCACATGCGCTTCAAAAGCATCATCTATCGCAGAAGCTTTCTCCCAAGCTTCTTTCACCTGGAACCCCGGATAGAGGCATTGGATCCTAAGATGATCCTCTTCATTAATCATGATACTGACAGACTCATCCTCACTAAGGATGACAGCACCGTTCTTGGATTCATTCGCTAGACTGGGACTAATCAGATGTTTCTCCACCAACACACGTTTGTCGAGCTCATCAATATCGATTAGATCCAGTGTGTGAAAATTTCCAAAAGCATGAACATCGTCGTATTGAAGTACTTCGCTCAGCTTATTCAGCACTTCCTCCGATTGCTCATTGGATGCAAGCATCGGAAATGGATAATGCTGCAGGTTGCGTGCGATCCGGACACGGCTGCTAATGACGATTTCTGAATCAGCCGCATCACTGCGCATCCAATCGCTGAGCGCCTTCTCTGTAAAAGGCAGATTAGGCATTACGCATCCCTCCTACTCATGACAAACTTTACTCCTGTGCTATTTCTTTTTCAAGTTCTCTGATCTGGTCACGAATTTGAGCAGCTTCTTCGAATTCTTCTTGCGTGATACTTTCTTGAAGAGTACGTTTCAAATCTGCAATTTGTCGTTTCACCTTGATACGACCACCAGCCCGTGCAGGTACTTTACCTACGTGGGAGGTGCTGCCATGCACCCTTTTGAACAACGGGTCTAGACGGCTATCAAAATATTTATAGCATGAGCTACAGCCGAACCGGCCGATTTTACTAAATTGGGAATACGTCATGCCACATTCTTCACATCGAAGGGATTGAGCAGGTGGTGTTCCTGCTGATCCACCTTTGCCAGATGGGTCGAAATCAAGCAGACCGGACAACAAGTTATGAATGGAGAATCCACCTGCTGTTCCAGGAATCATTTCCCCTTTTTCACGAGCACACGACTCGCAGATATGAAATTCCGTCTTCTCTCCGTTCACAATCTTCGTGAAATGAAGTGTAGCCGGACGATTATTGCATTCTTGGCAAAGCATTGATGTACCTCCTTTGGTCCCGATAGTTTTCATTTACCGAGCAAAGATATTAACATCGCCTTCAACATTCTGGCACGAATTTGATCCCGGTAAGGAAGTTTGACCAAAATAATTTCTCTCGATACAGCCGCCCGCATCAACCCCGCCTCTCGTTTGCTCAAGAAACGTGCTTCCTCTAGTTGGTAGATTAGACCTTCGGCAGCAGTCTGCCCGATCTCATCTCCAATACTATGATGCAAATGGTTATGCAGTGCTGAGTGAGCAGGTAGTTCGATCCGTTGAATACGTACATAACCACCGCCACCGCGTTTGCTTTCCACCAGATAGCCCTTCTCTAGGGTAAACCGGGTGCTGATGACGTAATTAATCTGAGAAGGCACGCATGAGAATTGGTCTGCCAGATCATTACGCTGAATTTCAACCATTCCTTCGGGACTTTCATGCAGAATACTCTTCAGATATTGTTCGATAATATCAGAGATATTACGCATCCACTCATCCTCCACTGTCTGAAACGTTAAGTCAATAAGGACCCACACGCCCCTACAGAGTGCACCTTCTCATCCCATTTAACCATTCCGTAAAACACCGAATCTGGATACAACAAGTGTTACCGGGAGAGTATAGGCCGCTCGAAGGTCCTTTGATACTGCTTGTTCCGCAAAGAAAAGTGTAGTCGCACTTTACTCAGCGAATGGCATAAGAAAGTCAAACAAAATGATGATCTCAGTTGACTTTGACTTTCTTTGACTTTATATACATTATAGCATATTTTGTGATTTTGCCAAGTGGGGTCACTATTCATTTTTTACGATTTTACACGAAATATTCTTTGGACACAAAAAAACCTCTCCAAAAGAGCTGGAGAAGTCCATTTGTCTTACCGTTACGCCTTCATGCTATATCAGGTGATTTCATGAGAGCCATCAGTGCTTCACTTAAAATAAGCCTTATAATCTCTTGATCAATCAATCTAATACTTTAGAAGAAATCAAGTAAATACGTTTCCCGTAAAGGAATTGCATTCTCCAAAGCATTAACCGCTTCAGCAGACCCATGAATTCTGCCTATCTTAGCCATTTCATCCGGTCTTCGGTATCCCATCAACACAGCAGTAAGGGATTGAATATCTATTTGTATCGTCCGATCTTCAGAAACAGGTTCGGAAGCCTTCCAGATTGAAGCCGTTCC
It includes:
- a CDS encoding protein arginine kinase, whose amino-acid sequence is MPNLPFTEKALSDWMRSDAADSEIVISSRVRIARNLQHYPFPMLASNEQSEEVLNKLSEVLQYDDVHAFGNFHTLDLIDIDELDKRVLVEKHLISPSLANESKNGAVILSEDESVSIMINEEDHLRIQCLYPGFQVKEAWEKASAIDDAFEAHVDYAFDDRRGYLTSCPTNVGTGVRASVMMHLPALVMTQQIGRILTAVSQVGLTVRGIYGEGSEAMGNLFQISNQITLGQTEQEVIENLHSVVLQMIGHERTARERLITDSRLRITDRVMRSYGILSHAAIVDSKEAAQRLSDVRLGVDLGLLEGLTIPVMNELNVMTQPGFLQKTFGEDMRTDERDIYRAQLIRDTINPAK
- a CDS encoding UvrB/UvrC motif-containing protein translates to MLCQECNNRPATLHFTKIVNGEKTEFHICESCAREKGEMIPGTAGGFSIHNLLSGLLDFDPSGKGGSAGTPPAQSLRCEECGMTYSQFSKIGRFGCSSCYKYFDSRLDPLFKRVHGSTSHVGKVPARAGGRIKVKRQIADLKRTLQESITQEEFEEAAQIRDQIRELEKEIAQE
- a CDS encoding CtsR family transcriptional regulator; the protein is MRNISDIIEQYLKSILHESPEGMVEIQRNDLADQFSCVPSQINYVISTRFTLEKGYLVESKRGGGGYVRIQRIELPAHSALHNHLHHSIGDEIGQTAAEGLIYQLEEARFLSKREAGLMRAAVSREIILVKLPYRDQIRARMLKAMLISLLGK
- a CDS encoding sterol carrier protein domain-containing protein; the protein is MWQLNVAMNGTASIWKASEPVSEDRTIQIDIQSLTAVLMGYRRPDEMAKIGRIHGSAEAVNALENAIPLRETYLLDFF